The following coding sequences lie in one Babylonia areolata isolate BAREFJ2019XMU chromosome 7, ASM4173473v1, whole genome shotgun sequence genomic window:
- the LOC143283884 gene encoding uncharacterized protein LOC143283884: protein MTELVLTLNSFGFGENHYQQTRGVAMGTKMGPSYACLFVGHVEQQALSTYDGTVPALFKRYIDDCLGVAACSRDDLFHFINHLSTYHPALQYTFEVSTTSINFLDLTISTEPNRPTLSTSIFYKPTDSHSYLLFTSSHPAATKNSIPYSQFLRLKRICSSSSDVEEQALRMRTFFEEWQYPRQTVQRALERAHTVPRREALTPVEREEQEDRPVAVIPYHPHNLTICDIIWRNFHLIQNDPPCGEAKCKTCAHIDASTTFVGPQGQFIPRPNYTCKSTDIVYILTCTLCHKLYVGETGRSLNERFSEHLRSMRLNYSDPIGQHFNSPLHNYTQARVAAVWQNPSNREYRKHMESHVISRLGTIQPAGSAPW from the exons ATGACAGAGCTCGTGCTCACCTTGAACTCCTTTGGTTTTGGAGAAAACCACTACCAGCAGACCAGAGGTGTGGCCATGGGGACGAAAATGGGACCAAGCTACGCCTGTTTGTTCGTCGGTCATGTTGAGCAACAAGCCCTCAGTACATATGATGGAACAGTGCCCGCCCTGTTCAAGCGATACATCGACGATTGCTTGGGAGTCGCCGCCTGTTCGAGAGATGATCTCTTTCACTTCATCAACCACCTGTCCACATACCATCCCGCCCTTCAGTACACCTTTGAAGTCTCTACCACTTCAATCAACTTCCTCGACCTCACCATCTCCACAGAGCCTAACAGACCCACACTCTCCACGTCCATCTTCTATAAACCTACTGACTCTCATTCCTACCTCCTATTCACTTCCAGTCACCCAGCAGCCACCAAAAACAGCATCCCGTACTCCCAGTTCCTCCGACTCAAGCGCATTTGCAGCAGCAGTTCGGACGTCGAGGAACAGGCTCTGAGGATGCGTACCTTCTTTGAGGAATGGCAGTACCCcaggcagacagtgcagagagCCTTGGAGAGGGCACACACGGTGCCCAGACGAGAAGCCCTCACCCCAGTCGAGAGGGAGGAACAAGAGGACCGACCAGTGGCAGTCATCCCCTACCACCCTCACAACCTTACCATCTGTGACATCATCTGGAGAAACTTCCACCTCATCCAGAATGACCC CCCGTGTGGCGAGGCCAAGTGTAAGACCTGTGCCCACATCGATGCCTCCACAACCTTTGTGGGCCCCCAAGGCCAGTTCATCCCTCGGCCCAATTACACTTGCAAGTCAACCGACATTGTGTATAttttgacctgcactctgtgccaCAAGCTCTATGTGGGTGAGACCGGCCGATCATTAAATGAGCGTTTCTCAGAGCACCTTCGCTCAATGCGGCTGAACTACAGTGACCctataggtcaacacttcaacagcccattgcacaactACACCCAGGCAAGGGTGGCAGCTGTATGGCAGAACCCGAGCAACAGAGAATACCGCAAACATATGGAGTCCCACGTGATCAGCCgcctggggaccatccagcctgcag